TGTATCTAGGATGCAGGTCGTTGGTCTGACCGCTTCCGAAGTAACGATTGCTTTGTGGTCTCCATCTGGAAGGCTATTTTCTCGCTTCCGCTGCATTTGCTGAAACTTAGTCTGTGCCCGTTTTTgggtcttcttcttcttttgctgcctgttgtggttttttttttctggggcgCCTGTGCCCCTTTCTTTGTTTTCAGCTCTTGTACAGTATTTGGTTTTGGTTAATCTTATTCAGGTGGGGAGTCTTTCCCCCGTGAGCGTTCAAAAAAGGAAGGTCTAGTTTATAGTAATTTGATTCGATAATCAGATTATTACAAGAATCTTAAGTCGAAACCGACTTAAATGAGGGGAAAGTCAGGAGGCTGAAATAACCCTTGTTCCGGACGAGGTAAATATCAAACAGTTTGGGGGACACGCAACTCCTCGGCGCGGCGCCGCTCGATTCGTTCCAgccctccaccacctccgctgctgctgctcatccCCTCGCGATCTCCGCTCTTGATTCCCAACTCGCGATCTGCGCGCGATTTCAGTTTAGGGCTGATTTTGTTTGCCTTTTGTGAAGGAACGAGCAATCTCGATCGATCTCGATGTATATCAGGTATGTATGTGGCCTACTTCGATCGATTTTAGGTTAAAGATTGCATTGCACGCTTCCGGGATTGGTGGGTGGAGTAAAACAATTATGAATATGATGCTTGGGAGAAACATATGCAATAGAGAAAGATGCAAATAATTTGTAGGATGCGTCCAAGGGAGTATATCCATTATACAGCTTTGTGCTTTTCACTTGAAGCTATTTTTACATTCGAaagtatatctattatatacagCTTTGTGGTTTTCACTTAAAGCTATTCTATTCTTTTAGCTATTTGTTTGCTTCTCCTTTAATAATACATGTGAATTCTTCCACTGGTTCCTcataagagagggagagagattcATGACCCCCTTTGAATTATttgcaaagaaaacaaataaggtTTCGCTAGAATATATGGACCAAAACAACAAATCTGCAAAATGAATAGCCTAGTGTTAGAAACATAATCTATTCACTACCTGATTTTGTTTAATAGCAGCAAGAACACCACCCTTAGATTATGTTTTCATATTTTCACATGCAGTGAGGACGAATTCAACAAACTACGTGATGCTTTTGTTGCTGCATCCAAACGCCATATGAGGCCACTCACGTTGCCTAAAGAGATGGAAGTACTCAAAGGGAAGCGTGATGTCAAGATCGCGAAAATAGCACTGCACGCTTATGCTAAGCAAAACAATATTCCGGTATGGAGCCACAAAAATAATGATGATACATTTTGGCTAGTCAACCTCATAAATTACTAATTCAGCGGTATTTTGTAAGTGTTAGGCGAAAGTTGGCAAAGTTTGAATGTTCGTTTGTGGATTGGAAGTTGGAAATGCAATTTACACATCTGGACTGATCTCATTTATGTTGCAGGCTGCTGAGTTAGAATTTGTGGAATTGAAAGGAAGCAGTTTTTTTCATGAAGGTAGGAAAGAATACCGACACTACAACTTTTTGGTGAAATGTTCAGATGGCACAACTACTTTGTTCTTTGCTGAGACATGTCCCTGCTGCAAAGAGGACAGTGGCATTTACCTGTGCTGCCCTTTGGAAGAGAATGACAATGGTAGCATCTATGCTTTTTTGTGAAAACATGGCAGGATAATTATATTCTCTTTcgtcgtcttctttttttcttcataaGACATGCACTAATGCCTTCtccttttccccctttttcaggTAAATGCTTTGGTTGCCAAAAGTGTGGCGTGGAACTTAGGCATCCCACTTTTGCTGACTATTTCGGTGGCCATAGGGATATCTGTATTATATTCTCAGATATAGATGATGAAGTTGCATGTTATATTTAAGGCATCCAGGATATCTGTGCTGCAGACCGCTTAtatttaaggctgtgtttagtttacgccaaaattaaaagtttggttaaaattggaacgatgtgacggaaaagttggaagtttgtgtgtaggaaaattttgatgtgatgaaaaagttagaagtttgaagaaaaactttggatctaaacacggtCTAAATAAAGGGGCTGCAACTCCACAGGACTTGGGCTGTGTTCGCCATTTATGGTTGCCAGCCGGAACAGTAtccacggaaaacggagcggtccattaacgcgtgattaattaagtattactgtagctattttttttcaaaaatggattaatttgattttttaagcaactttcgtatagaaactttttacaaaaaacgcacccgtttaacagtttgaaaaacgtgttcGCGGAAAACGAGATAGGTGGGTTAGAAAAAGGGGTTGCGAacacacccttggtccattcaTTTTATACTCGTTAAATTTATGTTATAGTATTATGTACTAGTTCTGTTATGGAGGCTATACTGTGCCATATGTGATGAACACAGTAGGGGACCTTATCCACCTGTATTTTTAAGTTCATAGTAAAATGTCCATGTGTTGCAAGTGCAAAGAGCGAATGTAATTCTAATTACGGGAATGTAAGGGGATGGCATTCGTTCCGAGCGGTGGAACTGGAACCTACGGGATGTGACTAGCTCTCCACCATGTATGAGCGACAAGGGCGAGCCACCCCCTGGCGTGCCTCGTCCGACCAATTCGACCGGATGCACCCATTCAGTATCTAAATAGAATGTTCTCTATCTGGTGATCATATGCTACCCTTGCGCTTCAACCAAACACCTAAAAAAATGAGTGGACAACTTCTACCAAACACCTAAAAAAAATGAGCGGACAACTCCTATCAAGACAAATCCGAAGTTTAAAACGGGAAGTCTATTaccatatgattaattaattaagtcttaattattacaaacttgacaatagatatatttgatattttaaaacaactgtatatataaaatttatacataAATCGTACCGTTCAGTAGTTGAAAAAACATGCTAACTAAAGATAAAATCTGTATCTTACCGAGAAAGGTAAAATCTGTATCTTACCAAAAGGTGTAGTAATCCTGATCGGATACACTTGAAGGAAACCTACTCAAATGTGGGGGAAAATCAGGCAGGAGGCTGAAATAAATACTTCTTCCGAGGAAAATATCCGTCACTCCTCCGCCCGATTCGATCCCCTCCTCGCCCTGCCGTTCTCCGTCCAAAGTGTAAGCGACCGAGCCCTAGCACTGCACGCCCTCGCCGCCAcatccgctgctgctgctgctgatcccCTCGCGCCAACGCGATTGCCCGCCCCAAACGAGTTGTTGATCCCCAACTCGCCCGGAGCCGCGGACTATATCTATCTCTGCATTGCAGACTGCCAACACTTActgattgggtttttttttttcgttttgtgAAGGAACAAGCAATCTTGATGGATTTGAACTCGGTGCCGGGCAGCGATTCGGATACTTCTATCCCAAAAATTGATGATGACAGGTATGTGGCCTCCTTCAATTTTAGCTTAAAGATTGCAGGCTCTACGCAGCTGTGCTCGCTGTAACCTGGTCCATGATGAGATTAAAGAGGCACCCAATTTTGTTTGTTACACGGAATAGGCGAACTCACACACCCTGACGAGTTTCATACCCTTAGCAAACGTTCTAGGCTTTCTAGCATTCAGATTCTTGGAAAATTccataatattaaaatattcaATAGCTTATTGAAGCGCGCACTGTGCGTGCATAAATATTTGTACAGGATTTGGATTTGAACCACAGTGGCTAGAGTAAAACACTGAAAGATGGAAAGACTGTGCACGCTCCAAACATGTGAAACCATAATTATTTTAGAACTTTGTGGCATTCGCTGAAATCTGATTTTTCTTTCCCTGCCTTTGTTTGCTTCTTCTTTAATGATATATATGAGTAGTTCTACTATTTCCTCGATAAAAACTAGGACCATAAGCTTCCTTGAATTCCTAAAAGGAAAAAAGTTAAGGTTTTTGCTCGATGTGTAACTAGCCAATTCCTCCTTAGCTTGAATTCCATCTTTCAATTGGTAAGCTAAGCCAAGTTTTTATTGTGTACCAAAACAACAAAATAGTTAAATGAACAGGCCTAGTATTAGAAATATAATCTATTCACTGCATGCTTTAGTTGAAGTAGGAGAATAGCAAGCTATAGGAATGCTTCTGTTTACATTTATTTATATCCACTTGCAGTGGGGGAGAATATGTGGGATTACAGCCCCTGGACAATCGTGATTCCACTCGATCATCGCCATATAAAAATGACCAGGAACTGGCCGATGCTTTTATTGCTGCCTGCGAACGCTATGCTAAGCCCTTCGCAGAGAAGTGGCGATTGCCTGAAGATTTGGAAAAACGCAAACGACAGGATGAATGCAAGATGTTGAAAATACCACTACGCATGTATGCCAAGCAAAAAAATATGCCGGTATGGAACCACGAAATTAATGGCGATATATTTTGGTTCGATCATCAATCCAAAATTTCTAAATCTGTCTTGTTCTAGAAGTGTTAGTTTTGCCTAGGCTAATTGGgcaaagttgaaaattttttttatgggttGGGAGTTGGAAATGATTTACATATCTGGACTAATATCATTATGTTTATTTCAGCCTGCCGAGTTAGAGATTATGGAACTGAAAGAATATACTCTTTTTGATGAACATGGGAAAGTATATGCACACTACAACTTTGTGGTGAAAGATTCAGATGGCACTCTTACATTGTTCTTTGCTGAGGTGGATCTCAACTGTTTCTCTCTTTTGTGAACACATGACATGATAATTTTCTTTCGTTGGTTTAAATATGTACTAATAActcttcttcttttcctttttaaagtTCATTGTTTTGGGTGCCAAGTTTGGGAGTTGGAACTTAGGCATCCCACTTGTGCTCAATATTTGGGTGGCCACAGTGATGTCTGCTTTCCATACGTAGGTCTAGATGATGAATATGAATATTTTATGTAATGGATCTATTATTACAAGTTCCTTGATGGTAGTTTCAGCctttcagggaaaaaaaacacatgagACATTCACATCCCAAGACCATCGCTGCCTTTTATTTtccatctgtttttctttttaagggATTCTACTCGTAGTGGTCGTGCTATGTGTTGAAAACAGACAGATATGAGATATTAATACCACTAGGAGTATGAGTGAATGAACTTCAAAAATCGATTAGGTACTGCCTTTGTTCCATAAAAAATCAGCCTATGTTCAGATTCGAaatattaggatatgtcacatccagtattaGCTTAGTTTTCTATGAGGTCGAAGGGAGTAGCTGGCTGCTACATTGACCGACGGCGCCTGCCTCACCAAGGCGGTGGCAAGGGCTGCAGAGCGGACCACGGTCGACAGCGAGACGTTTATATTGACGCTCATTTTTATGATACTAGGTGATTCCTCACGCTTCGCTACGAGAATTCTCAATATATTTTGTTAGTAAAACATCAGGGTTTATTAGTACTTATCAtgaagtatatgttaaatattataaaaataatagatatatttgttaaaatattgtgcaAATGATGTGAGTGTGGTTATTGGATatgcttgcatattgatttatggaattaaataaattgtagataatgttatatgcttacatgagattatatatatatatatatatatatatatatatatatatatatatatatatatatatatatatatatatatatatatatatatattgctaatagatgatgatgtggcatggttgCATGTTGAGATTTAGAATTAGTGGGctgtaactttatagaaagtatagatatCGGTTCAGTGATCCAGTGACTCAGTTTTAAGATGTACTGGCAAAAATGCTCATGCGTTGCAACAggtaaaaataatttatctatTTTCATTATAATGATTTTTACTATTAACTTGTTAGATCATAGCAAGCTCAAATATAATAATAGTATAAATTGACTGAATATGGTGGTTTTTGCGTGGGGAAGCGATGcgggtgagaaaaaaaatgtgtccTAAGCGCACTCAGTTGCGTTCTTGTGCACGCACGATGCTTTATTAAGTTGGACTCGGACGACCGCGTTATCATGCACACATGACACGCCTATTTTCTAGTAGATAAAAAAAACCAGCCTCTACAT
Above is a window of Oryza sativa Japonica Group chromosome 10, ASM3414082v1 DNA encoding:
- the LOC107275302 gene encoding uncharacterized protein — encoded protein: MWGKIRQEAEINTSSEENIRHSSARFDPLLALPFSVQSEQAILMDLNSVPGSDSDTSIPKIDDDSGGEYVGLQPLDNRDSTRSSPYKNDQELADAFIAACERYAKPFAEKWRLPEDLEKRKRQDECKMLKIPLRMYAKQKNMPPAELEIMELKEYTLFDEHGKVYAHYNFVVKDSDGTLTLFFAEFIVLGAKFGSWNLGIPLVLNIWVATVMSAFHT